One part of the Augochlora pura isolate Apur16 chromosome 3, APUR_v2.2.1, whole genome shotgun sequence genome encodes these proteins:
- the LOC144478735 gene encoding uncharacterized protein LOC144478735 isoform X3 → MVLAGTSVPNLHREHREHREETVGCEQRANIYRCSGARALSQERENQHRMTSRNGNSEEISVLNLMDGESLCYSLALIRGRVTGAGCNSIVVRNHKSQSSTEWPVVAGEFRAVVELARGPNKLELEAAGRKKKLLLIHEPRTTRLRVTPVYVICAGHDGYFQGPRREDRSPESAATRIGLGARLLQALTAEKLREAGYERKTFQLERDLDGPECLVMHSMLDVDKARAMSQRELWELIARELMTGPLASKHRKYLAFLSCTRYRGAPNPRTHEDTLARTQGHAALGGGGLALFGSACLHTWPTCMNQVLTRFLDATAVDTEQLMDDSNYRGTHGGCFATTLGSVLHELGHTFDLGHTREGIMGRGFDYVDRVFVGAAGIDFNRNPVLRKDPQHTTVALSRPLSITVTVQQPFALLTSPRRSRLLSETSRPSPSQSPPRLLGRVSAPASPELNRSFSKSLLQAQSVHAIEQTATNSQTDRTFWTTSCAAFLAYHRWFNNEMDNIPNRHFYDIEYDGKRNVVRSRFGVRVIELRETSGGMVCGSRQFPGARPPMEALVPTAPPHSLAALTLVAEDSAGNVLRYPLPTAF, encoded by the exons ATG GTACTAGCAGGCACAAGTGTACCGAATTTGCACCGAGAGCATCGGGAGCATAGAGAAGAAACCGTGGGGTGCGAGCAACGTGCAAACATATATCGGTGCTCGGGGGCCAGAGCATTGTCCCAGGAACGGGAGAATCAGCATCGCATGACGTCGCGAAACGGAAATTCGGAGGAGATATCGGTGCTGAATTTGATGGACGGGGAGAGTTTGTGCTACAGCTTAGCATTGATACGTGGCCGGGTAACGGGAGCAGGATGCAACTCGATCGTCGTGAGAAACCACAAGAGTCAAAGTTCGACCGAATGGCCGGTCGTAGCCGGCGAATTCCGCGCTGTGGTGGAATTGGCTCGAGGGCCGAACAAATTGGAACTAGAAGCAGCTGGACGGAAGAAGAAGCTGCTTCTGATCCACGAGCCGAGAACGACGAGATTACGGGTAACGCCGGTTTACGTGATCTGCGCCGGTCACGACGGATACTTTCAAGGTCCTCGTAGAGAAGACCGATCACCGGAAAGCGCAGCGACCAGAATCGGTCTCGGCGCTCGGCTCCTGCAGGCTCTCACCGCTGAGAAACTGAGGGAAGCGGGTTACGAGAGGAAAACTTTTCAGCTGGAGAGGGACTTGGACGGGCCGGAATGTCTGGTGATGCACAGTATGCTAGACGTCGACAAAGCACGAGCGATGAGCCAACGAGAACTTTGGGAATTGATCGCGCGGGAACTGATGACCGGACCGTTGGCTTCGAAGCATCGTAAATATCTAGCGTTTCTGTCGTGTACTCGGTACCGTGGCGCACCGAACCCTCGCACGCACGAGGACACGCTCGCGAGAACGCAGGGCCACGCGGCGCTCGGCGGCGGAGGACTGGCTCTGTTCGGGTCGGCGTGTCTTCACACCTGGCCAACCTGCATGAACCAAGTATTGACAAGGTTTCTGGACGCGACGGCCGTCGATACGGAACAGCTAATGGACGACAGCAATTACCGCGGCACGCACGGAGGCTGCTTCGCCACCACCCTCGGCTCGGTTCTGCACGAACTCGGTCACACTTTCGATCTCGGTCATACTCGCGAGGGCATAATGGGCCGCGGGTTCGACTACGTCGATCGCGTGTTCGTCGGTGCTGCTGGAATCGACTTTAACCGAAATCCCGTTTTACGGAAAGATCCTCAGCATACGACGGTCGCGTTGAGCAGACCGCTGAGCATCACCGTTACCGTTCAACAACCGTTCGCTCTATTGACAAGCCCGCGGAGAAGTCGGTTGCTCTCGGAAACCTCGCGACCCTCGCCCTCCCAAAGTCCTCCGCGGTTACTCGGTCGCGTCTCCGCGCCGGCTAGTCCAGAACTCAATAGATCCTTCTCCAAGAGCCTGCTGCAGGCGCAGTCCGTGCACGCGATCGAACAGACCGCGACTAATTCGCAAACCGATCGAACATTTTGGACAACCTCGTGCGCGGCCTTTCTCGCCTATCATCGGTGGTTCAACAACGAGATGGACAACATTCCCAATCGTCACTTCTACGACATTGAATACGATGGAAAAAG GAACGTGGTGAGATCGCGTTTCGGAGTACGAGTCATAGAACTTAGGGAGACCTCGGGCGGAATGGTATGCGGATCTCGACAATTCCCTGGGGCTCGACCACCTATGGAGGCTCTGGTTCCGACGGCTCCACCCCACTCTCTCGCCGCCCTCACACTCGTTGCCGAAGACTCGGCCGGCAACGTGCTCAGATATCCGCTACCGACAGCATTTTGA
- the LOC144478735 gene encoding uncharacterized protein LOC144478735 isoform X2, translating into MVSLQVLAGTSVPNLHREHREHREETVGCEQRANIYRCSGARALSQERENQHRMTSRNGNSEEISVLNLMDGESLCYSLALIRGRVTGAGCNSIVVRNHKSQSSTEWPVVAGEFRAVVELARGPNKLELEAAGRKKKLLLIHEPRTTRLRVTPVYVICAGHDGYFQGPRREDRSPESAATRIGLGARLLQALTAEKLREAGYERKTFQLERDLDGPECLVMHSMLDVDKARAMSQRELWELIARELMTGPLASKHRKYLAFLSCTRYRGAPNPRTHEDTLARTQGHAALGGGGLALFGSACLHTWPTCMNQVLTRFLDATAVDTEQLMDDSNYRGTHGGCFATTLGSVLHELGHTFDLGHTREGIMGRGFDYVDRVFVGAAGIDFNRNPVLRKDPQHTTVALSRPLSITVTVQQPFALLTSPRRSRLLSETSRPSPSQSPPRLLGRVSAPASPELNRSFSKSLLQAQSVHAIEQTATNSQTDRTFWTTSCAAFLAYHRWFNNEMDNIPNRHFYDIEYDGKRNVVRSRFGVRVIELRETSGGMVCGSRQFPGARPPMEALVPTAPPHSLAALTLVAEDSAGNVLRYPLPTAF; encoded by the exons ATGGTAAGTCTTCAG GTACTAGCAGGCACAAGTGTACCGAATTTGCACCGAGAGCATCGGGAGCATAGAGAAGAAACCGTGGGGTGCGAGCAACGTGCAAACATATATCGGTGCTCGGGGGCCAGAGCATTGTCCCAGGAACGGGAGAATCAGCATCGCATGACGTCGCGAAACGGAAATTCGGAGGAGATATCGGTGCTGAATTTGATGGACGGGGAGAGTTTGTGCTACAGCTTAGCATTGATACGTGGCCGGGTAACGGGAGCAGGATGCAACTCGATCGTCGTGAGAAACCACAAGAGTCAAAGTTCGACCGAATGGCCGGTCGTAGCCGGCGAATTCCGCGCTGTGGTGGAATTGGCTCGAGGGCCGAACAAATTGGAACTAGAAGCAGCTGGACGGAAGAAGAAGCTGCTTCTGATCCACGAGCCGAGAACGACGAGATTACGGGTAACGCCGGTTTACGTGATCTGCGCCGGTCACGACGGATACTTTCAAGGTCCTCGTAGAGAAGACCGATCACCGGAAAGCGCAGCGACCAGAATCGGTCTCGGCGCTCGGCTCCTGCAGGCTCTCACCGCTGAGAAACTGAGGGAAGCGGGTTACGAGAGGAAAACTTTTCAGCTGGAGAGGGACTTGGACGGGCCGGAATGTCTGGTGATGCACAGTATGCTAGACGTCGACAAAGCACGAGCGATGAGCCAACGAGAACTTTGGGAATTGATCGCGCGGGAACTGATGACCGGACCGTTGGCTTCGAAGCATCGTAAATATCTAGCGTTTCTGTCGTGTACTCGGTACCGTGGCGCACCGAACCCTCGCACGCACGAGGACACGCTCGCGAGAACGCAGGGCCACGCGGCGCTCGGCGGCGGAGGACTGGCTCTGTTCGGGTCGGCGTGTCTTCACACCTGGCCAACCTGCATGAACCAAGTATTGACAAGGTTTCTGGACGCGACGGCCGTCGATACGGAACAGCTAATGGACGACAGCAATTACCGCGGCACGCACGGAGGCTGCTTCGCCACCACCCTCGGCTCGGTTCTGCACGAACTCGGTCACACTTTCGATCTCGGTCATACTCGCGAGGGCATAATGGGCCGCGGGTTCGACTACGTCGATCGCGTGTTCGTCGGTGCTGCTGGAATCGACTTTAACCGAAATCCCGTTTTACGGAAAGATCCTCAGCATACGACGGTCGCGTTGAGCAGACCGCTGAGCATCACCGTTACCGTTCAACAACCGTTCGCTCTATTGACAAGCCCGCGGAGAAGTCGGTTGCTCTCGGAAACCTCGCGACCCTCGCCCTCCCAAAGTCCTCCGCGGTTACTCGGTCGCGTCTCCGCGCCGGCTAGTCCAGAACTCAATAGATCCTTCTCCAAGAGCCTGCTGCAGGCGCAGTCCGTGCACGCGATCGAACAGACCGCGACTAATTCGCAAACCGATCGAACATTTTGGACAACCTCGTGCGCGGCCTTTCTCGCCTATCATCGGTGGTTCAACAACGAGATGGACAACATTCCCAATCGTCACTTCTACGACATTGAATACGATGGAAAAAG GAACGTGGTGAGATCGCGTTTCGGAGTACGAGTCATAGAACTTAGGGAGACCTCGGGCGGAATGGTATGCGGATCTCGACAATTCCCTGGGGCTCGACCACCTATGGAGGCTCTGGTTCCGACGGCTCCACCCCACTCTCTCGCCGCCCTCACACTCGTTGCCGAAGACTCGGCCGGCAACGTGCTCAGATATCCGCTACCGACAGCATTTTGA
- the LOC144478735 gene encoding uncharacterized protein LOC144478735 isoform X1: protein MEYSHDPRFFRGSSIQQSYYRQYKHTVQSVIIDSFVFAVRLYDNWLVNIVRYIVVIRRGMAAPRGITARIAVIAGTTSTVLAGTSVPNLHREHREHREETVGCEQRANIYRCSGARALSQERENQHRMTSRNGNSEEISVLNLMDGESLCYSLALIRGRVTGAGCNSIVVRNHKSQSSTEWPVVAGEFRAVVELARGPNKLELEAAGRKKKLLLIHEPRTTRLRVTPVYVICAGHDGYFQGPRREDRSPESAATRIGLGARLLQALTAEKLREAGYERKTFQLERDLDGPECLVMHSMLDVDKARAMSQRELWELIARELMTGPLASKHRKYLAFLSCTRYRGAPNPRTHEDTLARTQGHAALGGGGLALFGSACLHTWPTCMNQVLTRFLDATAVDTEQLMDDSNYRGTHGGCFATTLGSVLHELGHTFDLGHTREGIMGRGFDYVDRVFVGAAGIDFNRNPVLRKDPQHTTVALSRPLSITVTVQQPFALLTSPRRSRLLSETSRPSPSQSPPRLLGRVSAPASPELNRSFSKSLLQAQSVHAIEQTATNSQTDRTFWTTSCAAFLAYHRWFNNEMDNIPNRHFYDIEYDGKRNVVRSRFGVRVIELRETSGGMVCGSRQFPGARPPMEALVPTAPPHSLAALTLVAEDSAGNVLRYPLPTAF, encoded by the exons ATGGAATATTCTCATGATCCACGTTTTTTTCGCGGATCTTCGATTCAACAAAGTTATTATCGGCAGTATAAACACACGGTACAGTCAGTAATTATCGATTCTTTTGTGTTCGCCGTTCGACTCTACGACAACTGGCTTGTTAACATTGTACGGTACA TTGTTGTAATTCGCCGCGGGATGGCAGCACCTCGTGGGATAACTGCCCGCATCGCGGTGATTGCGGGAACCACTAGTACA GTACTAGCAGGCACAAGTGTACCGAATTTGCACCGAGAGCATCGGGAGCATAGAGAAGAAACCGTGGGGTGCGAGCAACGTGCAAACATATATCGGTGCTCGGGGGCCAGAGCATTGTCCCAGGAACGGGAGAATCAGCATCGCATGACGTCGCGAAACGGAAATTCGGAGGAGATATCGGTGCTGAATTTGATGGACGGGGAGAGTTTGTGCTACAGCTTAGCATTGATACGTGGCCGGGTAACGGGAGCAGGATGCAACTCGATCGTCGTGAGAAACCACAAGAGTCAAAGTTCGACCGAATGGCCGGTCGTAGCCGGCGAATTCCGCGCTGTGGTGGAATTGGCTCGAGGGCCGAACAAATTGGAACTAGAAGCAGCTGGACGGAAGAAGAAGCTGCTTCTGATCCACGAGCCGAGAACGACGAGATTACGGGTAACGCCGGTTTACGTGATCTGCGCCGGTCACGACGGATACTTTCAAGGTCCTCGTAGAGAAGACCGATCACCGGAAAGCGCAGCGACCAGAATCGGTCTCGGCGCTCGGCTCCTGCAGGCTCTCACCGCTGAGAAACTGAGGGAAGCGGGTTACGAGAGGAAAACTTTTCAGCTGGAGAGGGACTTGGACGGGCCGGAATGTCTGGTGATGCACAGTATGCTAGACGTCGACAAAGCACGAGCGATGAGCCAACGAGAACTTTGGGAATTGATCGCGCGGGAACTGATGACCGGACCGTTGGCTTCGAAGCATCGTAAATATCTAGCGTTTCTGTCGTGTACTCGGTACCGTGGCGCACCGAACCCTCGCACGCACGAGGACACGCTCGCGAGAACGCAGGGCCACGCGGCGCTCGGCGGCGGAGGACTGGCTCTGTTCGGGTCGGCGTGTCTTCACACCTGGCCAACCTGCATGAACCAAGTATTGACAAGGTTTCTGGACGCGACGGCCGTCGATACGGAACAGCTAATGGACGACAGCAATTACCGCGGCACGCACGGAGGCTGCTTCGCCACCACCCTCGGCTCGGTTCTGCACGAACTCGGTCACACTTTCGATCTCGGTCATACTCGCGAGGGCATAATGGGCCGCGGGTTCGACTACGTCGATCGCGTGTTCGTCGGTGCTGCTGGAATCGACTTTAACCGAAATCCCGTTTTACGGAAAGATCCTCAGCATACGACGGTCGCGTTGAGCAGACCGCTGAGCATCACCGTTACCGTTCAACAACCGTTCGCTCTATTGACAAGCCCGCGGAGAAGTCGGTTGCTCTCGGAAACCTCGCGACCCTCGCCCTCCCAAAGTCCTCCGCGGTTACTCGGTCGCGTCTCCGCGCCGGCTAGTCCAGAACTCAATAGATCCTTCTCCAAGAGCCTGCTGCAGGCGCAGTCCGTGCACGCGATCGAACAGACCGCGACTAATTCGCAAACCGATCGAACATTTTGGACAACCTCGTGCGCGGCCTTTCTCGCCTATCATCGGTGGTTCAACAACGAGATGGACAACATTCCCAATCGTCACTTCTACGACATTGAATACGATGGAAAAAG GAACGTGGTGAGATCGCGTTTCGGAGTACGAGTCATAGAACTTAGGGAGACCTCGGGCGGAATGGTATGCGGATCTCGACAATTCCCTGGGGCTCGACCACCTATGGAGGCTCTGGTTCCGACGGCTCCACCCCACTCTCTCGCCGCCCTCACACTCGTTGCCGAAGACTCGGCCGGCAACGTGCTCAGATATCCGCTACCGACAGCATTTTGA
- the LOC144478735 gene encoding uncharacterized protein LOC144478735 isoform X4: protein MTSRNGNSEEISVLNLMDGESLCYSLALIRGRVTGAGCNSIVVRNHKSQSSTEWPVVAGEFRAVVELARGPNKLELEAAGRKKKLLLIHEPRTTRLRVTPVYVICAGHDGYFQGPRREDRSPESAATRIGLGARLLQALTAEKLREAGYERKTFQLERDLDGPECLVMHSMLDVDKARAMSQRELWELIARELMTGPLASKHRKYLAFLSCTRYRGAPNPRTHEDTLARTQGHAALGGGGLALFGSACLHTWPTCMNQVLTRFLDATAVDTEQLMDDSNYRGTHGGCFATTLGSVLHELGHTFDLGHTREGIMGRGFDYVDRVFVGAAGIDFNRNPVLRKDPQHTTVALSRPLSITVTVQQPFALLTSPRRSRLLSETSRPSPSQSPPRLLGRVSAPASPELNRSFSKSLLQAQSVHAIEQTATNSQTDRTFWTTSCAAFLAYHRWFNNEMDNIPNRHFYDIEYDGKRNVVRSRFGVRVIELRETSGGMVCGSRQFPGARPPMEALVPTAPPHSLAALTLVAEDSAGNVLRYPLPTAF from the exons ATGACGTCGCGAAACGGAAATTCGGAGGAGATATCGGTGCTGAATTTGATGGACGGGGAGAGTTTGTGCTACAGCTTAGCATTGATACGTGGCCGGGTAACGGGAGCAGGATGCAACTCGATCGTCGTGAGAAACCACAAGAGTCAAAGTTCGACCGAATGGCCGGTCGTAGCCGGCGAATTCCGCGCTGTGGTGGAATTGGCTCGAGGGCCGAACAAATTGGAACTAGAAGCAGCTGGACGGAAGAAGAAGCTGCTTCTGATCCACGAGCCGAGAACGACGAGATTACGGGTAACGCCGGTTTACGTGATCTGCGCCGGTCACGACGGATACTTTCAAGGTCCTCGTAGAGAAGACCGATCACCGGAAAGCGCAGCGACCAGAATCGGTCTCGGCGCTCGGCTCCTGCAGGCTCTCACCGCTGAGAAACTGAGGGAAGCGGGTTACGAGAGGAAAACTTTTCAGCTGGAGAGGGACTTGGACGGGCCGGAATGTCTGGTGATGCACAGTATGCTAGACGTCGACAAAGCACGAGCGATGAGCCAACGAGAACTTTGGGAATTGATCGCGCGGGAACTGATGACCGGACCGTTGGCTTCGAAGCATCGTAAATATCTAGCGTTTCTGTCGTGTACTCGGTACCGTGGCGCACCGAACCCTCGCACGCACGAGGACACGCTCGCGAGAACGCAGGGCCACGCGGCGCTCGGCGGCGGAGGACTGGCTCTGTTCGGGTCGGCGTGTCTTCACACCTGGCCAACCTGCATGAACCAAGTATTGACAAGGTTTCTGGACGCGACGGCCGTCGATACGGAACAGCTAATGGACGACAGCAATTACCGCGGCACGCACGGAGGCTGCTTCGCCACCACCCTCGGCTCGGTTCTGCACGAACTCGGTCACACTTTCGATCTCGGTCATACTCGCGAGGGCATAATGGGCCGCGGGTTCGACTACGTCGATCGCGTGTTCGTCGGTGCTGCTGGAATCGACTTTAACCGAAATCCCGTTTTACGGAAAGATCCTCAGCATACGACGGTCGCGTTGAGCAGACCGCTGAGCATCACCGTTACCGTTCAACAACCGTTCGCTCTATTGACAAGCCCGCGGAGAAGTCGGTTGCTCTCGGAAACCTCGCGACCCTCGCCCTCCCAAAGTCCTCCGCGGTTACTCGGTCGCGTCTCCGCGCCGGCTAGTCCAGAACTCAATAGATCCTTCTCCAAGAGCCTGCTGCAGGCGCAGTCCGTGCACGCGATCGAACAGACCGCGACTAATTCGCAAACCGATCGAACATTTTGGACAACCTCGTGCGCGGCCTTTCTCGCCTATCATCGGTGGTTCAACAACGAGATGGACAACATTCCCAATCGTCACTTCTACGACATTGAATACGATGGAAAAAG GAACGTGGTGAGATCGCGTTTCGGAGTACGAGTCATAGAACTTAGGGAGACCTCGGGCGGAATGGTATGCGGATCTCGACAATTCCCTGGGGCTCGACCACCTATGGAGGCTCTGGTTCCGACGGCTCCACCCCACTCTCTCGCCGCCCTCACACTCGTTGCCGAAGACTCGGCCGGCAACGTGCTCAGATATCCGCTACCGACAGCATTTTGA
- the LOC144478737 gene encoding pleckstrin homology domain-containing family A member 8 isoform X1 produces the protein MLSTVSSTTGTTDAVDSEIKILFPEIVQQKINTVEFLAAARGVARIVDKLGKVFAPVKYDIQGNIDVSFGKLLQIRKQTKKLAARYATNTEQNVTLQDMILFEKATETKLVAMDALLWLTRGLHMILLFFEKIVEDGKTVSPTEDLVAFLKTSYKEALEPYHGWMAQQLFDILSRMVPTRLQLLRALNTTDNADKHDIVLRDMEIYLTNLRKNVSIIQLFYKTHNLGNTR, from the exons ATGCTGTCTACCGTATCGAGTACAACCGGAACAACGGATGCGGTTGacagtgaaattaaaatattgttccctGAAATTGTTCAACAGAAGATAAACACTGTCGAATTTCTGGCTGCGGCACGTGGCGTTGCCAGAATAGTGG ATAAACTTGGCAAAGTCTTTGCTCCCGTCAAATATGATATTCAAGGCAACATCGATGTAAGTTTTGGCAAACTTCTGCAAATTCGGAAGCAAACAAAA AAGCTCGCAGCTCGGTACGCGACTAATACGGAGCAAAATGTAACCTTACAGGACATGATTCTATTTGAAAAAGCTACCGAAACCAAGTTAGTCGCTATGGATGCTCTATTATGGCTGACTAG AGGATTGCACatgattttactatttttcgaaaaaattgtcgagGACGGTAAAACAGTTTCGCCGACAGAAGATTTGGTAGCGTTCCTTAAAACATCTTACAAAGAGGCTCTAGAACCGTACCACGGTTGGATGGCGCAACAGCTTTTCGAT ATTCTTTCTCGCATGGTTCCCACACGCTTGCAACTTTTGCGTGCATTGAATACGACCGACAATGCCGACAAACACGATATTGTTCTAAGAGACATGGAAATTTACTTGACAAATCTgcggaaaaatgtttcgatcattcaattgttttataaaaccCATAACCTTGGGAATACAAGATGA
- the LOC144478737 gene encoding pleckstrin homology domain-containing family A member 8 isoform X2 gives MLSTVSSTTGTTDAVDSEIKILFPEIVQQKINTVEFLAAARGVARIVDKLGKVFAPVKYDIQGNIDKLAARYATNTEQNVTLQDMILFEKATETKLVAMDALLWLTRGLHMILLFFEKIVEDGKTVSPTEDLVAFLKTSYKEALEPYHGWMAQQLFDILSRMVPTRLQLLRALNTTDNADKHDIVLRDMEIYLTNLRKNVSIIQLFYKTHNLGNTR, from the exons ATGCTGTCTACCGTATCGAGTACAACCGGAACAACGGATGCGGTTGacagtgaaattaaaatattgttccctGAAATTGTTCAACAGAAGATAAACACTGTCGAATTTCTGGCTGCGGCACGTGGCGTTGCCAGAATAGTGG ATAAACTTGGCAAAGTCTTTGCTCCCGTCAAATATGATATTCAAGGCAACATCGAT AAGCTCGCAGCTCGGTACGCGACTAATACGGAGCAAAATGTAACCTTACAGGACATGATTCTATTTGAAAAAGCTACCGAAACCAAGTTAGTCGCTATGGATGCTCTATTATGGCTGACTAG AGGATTGCACatgattttactatttttcgaaaaaattgtcgagGACGGTAAAACAGTTTCGCCGACAGAAGATTTGGTAGCGTTCCTTAAAACATCTTACAAAGAGGCTCTAGAACCGTACCACGGTTGGATGGCGCAACAGCTTTTCGAT ATTCTTTCTCGCATGGTTCCCACACGCTTGCAACTTTTGCGTGCATTGAATACGACCGACAATGCCGACAAACACGATATTGTTCTAAGAGACATGGAAATTTACTTGACAAATCTgcggaaaaatgtttcgatcattcaattgttttataaaaccCATAACCTTGGGAATACAAGATGA
- the LOC144478739 gene encoding transmembrane protein 17B isoform X2, which translates to MERTTRNKIKSNLPFQIVLYINLWFFPIWLLVVAYNLDLNYSKYVKDVCNAILLVIFAILLVSDSLKLYLGYLGNLGGKVMKFCCIE; encoded by the exons ATGGAACGGAcaacaagaaacaaaataaaatcaaatttgccTTTTCAAATAGTTTTGTATATTAACCTTTGGTTCTTTCCGATTTGGTTACTAGTTGTTGCATACAATTTggatttaaat TACAGTAAGTACGTAAAGGATGTTTGCAATGCGATACTGCTGGTAATATTTGCGATACTATTGGTGTCTGACAGTTTGAAGTTATATTTGGGATATCTTGGAAATCTTGGTGGGAAG GTTATGAAGTTCTGTTGCATCGAATAA
- the LOC144478739 gene encoding transmembrane protein 17B isoform X1: MERTTRNKIKSNLPFQIVLYINLWFFPIWLLVVAYNLDLNYSKYVKDVCNAILLVIFAILLVSDSLKLYLGYLGNLGGKIPELAACWLISLLIQLPLEMFLVFNHRTLFEHNNIFVHYFMIGLLFLEIVMGAIALKNLAELRARTFYLAQLYNAPSKY; the protein is encoded by the exons ATGGAACGGAcaacaagaaacaaaataaaatcaaatttgccTTTTCAAATAGTTTTGTATATTAACCTTTGGTTCTTTCCGATTTGGTTACTAGTTGTTGCATACAATTTggatttaaat TACAGTAAGTACGTAAAGGATGTTTGCAATGCGATACTGCTGGTAATATTTGCGATACTATTGGTGTCTGACAGTTTGAAGTTATATTTGGGATATCTTGGAAATCTTGGTGGGAAG ATTCCAGAATTGGCAGCTTGTTGGTTGATTTCACTATTGATACAACTCCCTTTGGAAATGTTCCTTGTTTTCAACCATAGAACATTGTTTGaacataacaatatatttgtcCATTATTTTATGATCGGTCTTCTTTTTCTTGAGATTGTTATGGGTGCAATCGCTTTGAAGAATTTGGCAGAGCTTCGTGctagaacattttatttggCGCAACTGTATAATGCACCTAGCAAGTATTAG
- the LOC144478736 gene encoding U11/U12 small nuclear ribonucleoprotein 48 kDa protein: MLNHREIQYRSLNDFTTKIHQEIVDITSALNWTLESIEIDNDNRLICPYNSSHRIGKEMLDQHLEDCQWKEDGYDKCHVPLSEPNLDVCSPFSIKLDAVLQNGIIEEARRKDPTMSIGLGDRLIPRTSDRIFTDFTRDERKVLYEYVVSRTIKVDVGHDFTDSNALVCRDKDNKQLSFLEILVQERNLKRRRAKHRGVHTNKKSHMEILREIIDQQMELYTDHITQEQQINCETKVVDLVKTESSKKHLDDTVQNTSSSSPTDYRYNCRQLFLRDSQNHHGGNNHRNDRIEPSHLSASKDRHGRDKHLRTTTESRTSTESRKPQTQRKHKRSRSRERDYSKKNRREFSEKAYVRDVKKYDKSGGYSNDGLFKQNCDYLKNAKKSH, from the exons ATGTTAAATCACCGCGAAATCCAATACCGAAGTTTAAATGACTTCACGACAAAGATTCACCAAGAAATCGTGGACATTACGTCCGCTTTAAATTGGACGCTGGAGAGCATAGAAATTGAT AATGATAATCGTCTAATATGTCCATATAATTCGTCTCACCGTATCGGAAAAGAAATGTTGGATCAACACTTGGAAGATTGTCAATGGAAAGAAGATGGCTATGATAAATGCCATGTACCACTGTCTGAACCAAATTTAGATGTATGTTCTCCTTTCTCTATAAAATTGG ATGCAGTTTTGCAAAATGGCATCATAGAAGAAGCTAGAAGAAAAGATCCTACAATGAGCATTG GTTTGGGTGATCGGTTAATTCCACGAACATCTGATAGAATCTTCACAGATTTTACTCGCGATGAAAGGAAAGTATTATACGAATATGTGGTATCCCGTACAATTAAAGTGGATGTTGGGCATGACTTTACAGATAGCAACGCATT AGTCTGTAGAGATAAAGATAACAAACAGTTATCGTTTTTGGAGATACTGGTTCAAGAACGTAATTTAAAACGACGTAGGGCTAAACACAGAGGTGTTCATACCAATAAAAAGTCTCACATGGAAATCCTTAGAGAGATCATAGATCAACAAATGGAGTTGTACACCGATCACATCACGCAAgaacaacaaattaattgtGAAACGAAAGTTGTAGATCTCGTTAAAACTGAAAGTTCAAAGAAACATCTGGATGACACCGTGCAGAACACATCTTCGTCGTCTCCCACAGATTACCGTTACAACTGTCGTCAACTTTTTCTTAGGGATTCTCAGAATCATCACGGAGGTAACAATCACCGAAACGATCGTATTGAACCATCGCACCTATCTGCGTCCAAAGATCGACACGGGCGAGACAAGCATTTGCGAACTACAACAGAATCGCGAACCTCGACAGAATCACGAAAACCACAGACGCAACGTAAACATAAACGTTCTCGTTCCAGAGAACGCGATTACAGCAAGAAAAATAGACGAGAGTTCTCTGAAAAGGCTTACGTGAGAGATGTTAAAAAGTATGACAAATCCGGTGGATATAGCAACGACGGCTTATTTAAGCAAAACTgtgattatttgaaaaatgcgaAAAAGAGTCATTAG